The Coffea arabica cultivar ET-39 chromosome 2c, Coffea Arabica ET-39 HiFi, whole genome shotgun sequence genome includes the window ATCGCATGAAGGCTTATTAATCCTAAAAGTGAAGTCCTTTATGTACAGGGTTGTgttatgaaataacaaaaatgtggatgtccctttgtattcccaaggggattaatttatgattttatggctacttatgtatataagttacaattcataaatccattcatgtagtggagaaatcgtttcataggtttcttcatattattgtagtagTGGATGATTAATAAGATTtatgtacctttaatcttgtagtgcctatatatagaggtacattgagaCCCTTTGTGTGGACTTTTGTATCTTGTTGAAATATAAGGATATCATTCTCCCTTTCTCTACTCCTTTCTCTAATACTTCTTCAATTCCTATTGTAGTATcttcattttattagttttataacacgttatcagcacgaaaactctacttttgagcaaaaaggtGAAAACGGTGGCGCTACTTTGAACAAAAGTGAAGCACAAGATTTTGCCGAAATTCTGCCCGTATTTCTTCAAGTGACTTTTGAGGTAAATTTCTAAGTCAAAatcttatttcaattttttatggCTAATATTACAAAACAAGAGTTTGTACCTCTTGatatttctggaaaaaattatttatcatgGGTATTGGATGTTGAAATCCATCTTGAGGCAATGGATCTTGGTAATACTATTgtggaaaaaaattaattctcaAACCAAGACCGTGCCAAAGCTATGATTTTTCTTCGTCATCATTTAGATGAAGGATTAAAATCAGAATATCTTACTGTTAAAGATCCTCTTGTCCTTTGGTGAGatttgaaagaaagattcaACCACCTGAAGTTGGTCGTTCTTCCAAAAGCCCGATATGATTGGCTTCACTTACGGCTGCAAGATTTTAAATCTGTCAACGAATATAATTCAGTTATGTTCAGAATTACTTCCCAATTATCATTATGTGGCGAAAAAGTCACTGATGAAGATATGTTAGAGaaaatattttctacttttcatgTCTCTAACATGCTCCTGCAGCAGCAATATCGAGAGAAGgggtttaaaaaatattctgaacTTATTGCATGTCTTTTCTTGGCTGAACAAAACAATGAATTGTTGCTGAAAAATCATGAGTCCCGACCAACTGGTGCAAGTCCATTCCCTGAAATGAATGTGATCCAATTTCAAAATTCTGGTCGAGGTTGTGGACGTGGCCGTAGAGGTGGCCGTGGAGGAGGCTgcggacgtggtcgtggccgtggacgTGATCGTAGTAAATTTGTGCCTCGTGAAAATTTTAACCGTGGCAAGCAACAAAATGTTTCccaaaagaggaaaaataacTACGAtcagaaaaatggagaaaagaaagtttatgaagaaaaatgctaCCGGTGTGGTATGGAAGGTCATTGGTCTCGTACCTGTCGTACGGCCGAACATCTTGTTGACCTCTATCAAGCatcattgaaaaagaaagacaaagttGTTGAGACAAATTTCATTGATCAAAAGAATGACTATGATGATGGTGATGATGCTGACATGACACACCTCGATGTTGCTGATTTTTTTGAACATCCTGAAGATGTCAACAAATATCTCATGATTATTTAGATATTTTAATGATACTTTATATCTTTCATGTAATTTcctttccattgaatatttattttcgcatctttattaatatttatttttgtttgaaattttcttcctgaagaagaaatggatgtcAAATATTTGGAATTAAATAATGGTGATGATGATATTTGTCTCATTGATAGTGACGCACAccatattgaaaaataaaaaatatttttcttgtttgaaaATGGGAGAGACAAATGTTAATATCATTAGTGGTACTGCAAAATTGATTGAAGGCTCCGGAAGAGCCACTATATTTCTCCCTGAAGGGACTAAAATTATTATAAATAATGCACTATTCTCTCCCAAGTCTCGAAGAAACTTATTGAGTTTTAAAGATATCCGCGAAAATGGATATCATATCGAGACAATGACTGAgacaaatggtgaatttttattaatcacaaGTATCATTTATGGGAAAAAATGCGAAGTAGAAAAAttaccttctttttcttccgGGTTATATTATGCACAAATTAGtgcaattgaaattcatcaccTAGTAGACCAGAAGTCTACTCATCCCGATGATTTTATGATTTGGCATGATCGTCTCGGACATCCTGGATCTATAATGATGAGACGAATAATTGAGAATTCACATGGCTactcattgaaaaataaaaaagtattaAAAGCCAATgaattctcttgtgttgcttgttctcaaggaaaattaattattagaccaTCACAAGTTAAAGTTGGGACTGAATCCCCTGCATTTCTAGAACGAATTCATGGTGATATATGTGGGCCTGTAGATCCACCATGTGGACCATTTCGATATTTTATGGTGCTAATTGATGCATCAACTAGATGGTCACATGTATGTTTATTATCTACTCGCAACTTGACATTTGCGAGATTGCTTGCTCAAATAATTAAATTGCGagcacaatttccagatttttcaaaaaagaaaattcgtCTAGATAATGCTGGTGAATATTCGTCACATGCTTTTGACGATTATTGTATGTCCATTGGAATAACTGTTGAACATCCTGTAGCTTATGTTCACACAAAATGGTCTAGCCGAATCACTTATTAAACGGCTACAATTAATTGCTAGACTATTGTTGATGAGGTCTAAACTTCCTTCATCTGTTTGGGGACATGCTATTTTACATGCAGCAACACTTGTGAGAATTAGGCCGATAAATTATCACACTTATTCTCCCCTACAATTAATTTTTGGTTATGAGCCAAATATTTCTCATTTACGAATATTTGGTTGTGCGGTGTATGTTCCAATTGCACCGCCCCAACGTCGTAAATTGGGCCCACAAAGAAGATTGGGGATATATGTCGGATATGAATCACCTTCAATCATTAAGTATATGGAACCATTAACAGGTGATTTATTTACTGCGAGATTTTCAGATTGTCATTTTGACGAATCACATTTTCCGACATTAGGGGGAGATAAAAATCAACCGAAAAAGGAAATCACTTGAAAAATAtcattgaatttccttgattgTCGTACTAAATAATGTGAATTAGAAGTTCAAAAGATTATAcatttgcaaaaaattgcaaatcaattaccGGATGCATTTAATGACTCCAAAAGAGTtactaaatcacatattcctgcTGAAAATGTTTCGATTAAAATTGATGTCCGTGAAGGACAAATCACAAGTGCTAATAAGTCTAAAGCACGCCTGAAGCGTGGGAGACCTCttgattccaaaaataaaaatttttgaaagaaaagaggagtaGATGAATCAACAATTAgtgacaaaattcaacctccTGAAGAGGTCGCTCCTAAAAAGCCAATTCTTGAAGAGaattaaattatagaaaattcaataaattttgtcacttcaagaaaaagttggaaccgaaaagaaataattattgataATATTTTCGCATATAAtatagcacttgatattatggCAGAGGACGAGAATCATGAGCCTAgatcggttgatgaatgtcgAGGTAGAAATGATTGGCCAAAATGGAAAGATGCAATCCAATCTGAATTGGACTCACTggctaaaagaaaagtttttggacctgtagttcaaacacctgaaggtgtaaagccagtaggatataaatgggtatttgtgagaaaaagaaatgagaaaaatgaaattgtgagatataaagcaagacttgtaGTTCAAGGATTTTCACAAAAGCAtggatttgattatgatgaaacgtattcacctgtagtgaatgctatcacatttagatatcttgtgagttttgcagtacatgaaaaattagatatgcgtctaatgaacgtcgttactgcatatttatatgggaatcttgaaaatgatatttatatgagaattcccgaaggattcaacatgcctgaagcatgcaaattaaatcctaaaaatatttattctattaaattacaaaggtttCTGTATGGGCTCAAACAATCtggacgtatgtggtataaccgTCTCAATGAATGTCTGACAAAAGAAGGTTAtaccaatgatccaatatgtccatgtgtttttatcaagaaaaatggatcaaattttgtgataattgcggtatatgttgatgatctaaatttaattggaactcctgaagagattcaaaatagtgttgaatatttgaagaaagaatttgagatcaaagattttggaaagacaaaattctgccttggtttacaaattgagcatttgaaagGTGGAATTTTTTTCCACCAAACTGCTTATACCCGCAAGGTATTAAAGCGATTTTATATGGACAAAACACATACATTGAGTACCCCAATGGTTGTCAGATTATTAGATCCTAATAAGGATCCTTTTAAACCacgagaggaaaatgaagagatacttggtcctgaagtaccatatctcagtgCAATTGGTGCACTAATGtatcttgctaattgtacaagacctgatatatcatttgcagtaaatttattagcaagatttagTTCCTCGCCCACAAGACGACATTGGAATggtattaaacatatttttcgcTATCTCCAAGGAATACTAGatcttggtttattttattcaaataaatccaaacttgAATTGGTTAGTTATGCTGATGTTGGGTATTTATCTGACCCGTATAAAGCAAGGTCTCAGACTGGTTATTTATTTACATATGGAGGCACAGCCATTTCTTGGCGATCTACAAAGCAATCACTAGCCGCCACTTCATCGAATCATGCtgaaataatagcaattcatGAAGCCAGTCGAGAATGTGTTTGGTTAAGATCAATGACCCACTATATCCGGAAGAATTGTGAGTTATTCTCCGGAaaagaaaatcctccaactATATTATATGAAGATAATGCAGCTTGTATAGCTCAATTGAAAGAATGATATATTAAAGGAGATAGGACGAAacatatttcaccaaaattcttttttactcatgatttgcaaaagaatggtgAAATTGATGTGCAATAAATCCGATCAGATAATAATCTGGCCGATTTATTTACCAAGTCATTACCAACTGCGACATTTGAGAAATTGGTGAAGAGTATTAGAATGCAacgattaaaagatctcaaatgacgtttgcatcagggggagaaattattacacaagaatagtgtactctttttccttcactagggtttttggtcccactgggtttttccctagtaaggttttaacgaggcatattctcagtgtaatggacatccaagggggagtgttatgaaataacaaaaatgtggatgtccctttgtattcccaaggggattaattcatgattttatggctacttatgtatataatttacaattcataaatccattcatgtagtggagaaaccgtttcataggtttcttcatattattgtagtagTGGATGATTAATAAGATTtatgtacctttaatcttgtagtacctatatatagaggtacattgagaCCCTTTGTGTGGATTTTTGTATCTTGTTGAAATATAAGGATATCATTCTCCCTTTCTCTACTCCTTTCTCTAATACTTCTTCAATTCCTATTGTAGTATcttcattttattagttttataacatcgtatttttatgagttttaaTTCTCGAATATCACATAAAGCACTAAAGAATACCTCAAGGAAAAATTTATTGTTCCTTTCTATGTGATTGACATATTTCAAAGCATTGATGGAGTGGAAAGCCTCTCAAGACTTTATGTGATGAGAGATTTAAATTATATTGACAGCATGTCGAAGGAGATGCTGTAAGTTAACAAGGTGTTGTATGAGATAATTATTAGCTCTTTAATAAGGTACTGTATAAGATAATTATTAACTCTTACTTATAATTAAAGCCTTTAAAGGAGCTATATGCCTCCAAATCAAATCAATATAGAAGTCAATCTTCTTATCGATTGTGCTGCACGTATGGGATTAAGATTTGGTAATTATATAGATTTTGATAGTAAGGAATGGCAGGAGATAATTCaagagtttgaaaattttgtgcAAGATGGTTCCTTCTAttgtataaaaatatatatatatagtgatTAGAAGATCAGATCTGCCTCCCTTACATGCCAAGCTGAGAATGAGGCTAAAAAACTCTCATGGTGTTAAAAAAATGTTGAACGAATAATGTGAAAAAAAGTATTCTATTATAATTATTGAACACAAATTTCTATGTAGCATATTGATTGTATCAGaattggttatattattggttACATCATTATTTGGTGGCATTGAGATATATTTGATTTTCTCTAACCTATCTAGAGTTATTTGGATAGTATTTTAGACATTTGAATTGATTTTGTTTAATGCTATTTTATATAGTATTTTAGATATTTGGATATTTTCTATTTGAATGGTATTTTAGACACTTGATTTGGCTTTATTTTGATTGgaacttttgtttctttcatgCCAAAGTTTAAAAATCAATATTGAAAATCaacctttttttatttatttcaagtGATGATTTGTAGACTTCACCTCTATGATACCAAAACTTTTTCTGTATTGAGTACTTAAAATTAATATTGAAAGCTAATATCTTtcctttaatttattttatacttATGATTTGCATATTTCAAAAGATCAAAGGTGTGGAAAGCCTAGTTTGTATACTAGAAAATGCAGATTATACTATTTGCACATCAAATGGAATTGTGAAAGTTGACAATATGCTATATGAGAGATTTACCCGTTCTTGTTTgcagttgaaaaaaaaatctttgtaGGAAATACATGCCCTTCAAATCACAAGAGAAGTCAACTTCCCCATCGATTGTGTTGCACATATAGTAGTGAGGTTTAACGATTATACAGAATTTAATAATAAGGAATTATAAGAGATAACTGAAGACTTTGAAGAATCTATGCAAGAAGATCATATCCGTCTTCTTTGCATGTCATGCCAAGAATGGCCTTGAAAAAGCCGTATGTGGTGTTAAAATGAAAGTTAAAAGCAACACTGcagaaaaatgattaaaaatgcTAAAAATGGTTTTCTGTATAGCATGTTCGGTGGTTCAATTATTACTAGCAGTTGTATGATTATTGGAGGATTGTTGATTGCAATATGGTACACGTAACttaatattttctcaaaagctaTTCAGATGCTATTTGAGCCACTTGAGTTGAGTTTATATTGAAACCGATATCTTTTCTCTATTTCAAATAATGATTTTTAGACTTTAGCATTATCTATGAtacctaaaattttttatattgagTATTACTTTATCTTGAGAAAGTTAATTTGGTTGTGTAGATTTTCAAGTTCATTTGATTGTGTAGATTAGGGTACCTGAACTTTTGCAACAtgttgattttttaaaaatatatttcatATTTTGCTTGAGCTACATATCATCTTTTGGGATGGTTATTATTATTGCGAAATAAATATGACTAAGTAGTTCTTAGTCTTTCTTTAGCTAGTTTTTAAGTTTGTCGTGTCAATTGAATCTAAAAATACATCACTGATACTTGCTGTTTCAACACTGAACATATTAATGCTATTATCGTTCCAATTTCAACACTGATACATACTAATTACAgaatttgttcttttatttctGAAATATTAGTACAAACTGTCCTTTGAGTTGGCCGAGATAATAGAGTAAATATCATGTCTTCTTGCCAATTCGATTTCGAATATCTTTTAGGACATCTGCCTATCGCACAGGACTTGTCTAATATTTTTCACCCCTTTGTGTGATTGGCAAACTATTACACGGGATGGGGTTTACCCTCTACCCATTCTCGGGTTGCGGCTGCGGGTTCTCTtgtcaacccaaaaaaaaaaaaaaacattagcaCAAACTTAGactttacaaatatattttggaagaaaaaatcaACCTCTAAACTTAAGATGCATT containing:
- the LOC140035732 gene encoding uncharacterized protein, with protein sequence MFRITSQLSLCGEKVTDEDMLEKIFSTFHVSNMLLQQQYREKGFKKYSELIACLFLAEQNNELLLKNHESRPTGASPFPEMNVIQFQNSGRGCGRGRRGGRGGGCGRGRGRGRDRSKFVPRENFNRGKQQNVSQKRKNNYDQKNGEKKVYEEKCYRCGMEGHWSRTCRTAEHLVDLYQASLKKKDKVVETNFIDQKNDYDDGDDADMTHLDVADFFEHPEDVNKYLMII